The sequence ATCTGTAAAGCAGAAGCTACAGACTCCCAAATGTCAGTAAAGCTTTTTCACATCTCACTGGAAGAGGAAAGTCTTCTGCTAAATACAGAACACCAATGACTGACACACCATGTGCCACCATGGGTAAGTttgaaaatacttttaaaaGTTGCTTGATATCTACTTCACTGTCACTTACTGTATGCTGTATTTCTACTGTACACTGATATTTGATTGTGGGACAAGATCTTTTAACAAATAACACTATTGGTTCAATAATTGATAACATTTTACTACATTTTGCCAGTTTAGTAGCTCCACACATCAAGAACTTCCAGAGTAAATCTTTGACTCTCTCTTATTAAAACCCCTCCCCTTGTGCATTTATGCCAGGCCTTATTTAGTGCAATACACCAGAATTCAAAATTTAGATTTCTATAAACGTAACCTTTTTACAGGTTTATTTTTCACTATGCAACTTAAAAATGTAGCCCCAGTCTTTTGGTTTGTGGATTCTGGAAAAACCTTCAGAGCAGTCTCAAATTTCATGACAAGCATGTCATGATCCCCTGTTGTGAAATAATTAGCTGCAATGTAGACAAACTGAATATAGAGCCTCTACATGTTTGTGAAAAAAATAGTCATTGTGTAAAGTTGCCACTGTTAAAGCCATATGACACTGAAAAGTATGTACTGCATATACATTGTCTGCACATATATACATTGTCTGCACTATACTAGTtaactgttattttttaattcatctACATTTTGCCATGTTTATCAGCTGACCTGGCCAATTCTCTTTATCTGAAAGACAAGACTGTCATTGTGCCTGGGTTCCCTGAGTAATAAAGTCGTTACTGGCATGAgcgcacgcacatgcacacacacacttgcggCTGTGATAATGATGAAGAGAAGGTGGTAAAAGGTGGGAATAATGGTAACTTGTGCATTGACTCACAGTCCAGCATCAGTGGGCGTTGCAGGAGGTTTGACAGCAGGTCACATAAGAAGCTGGCCTCGCCTCTTTTAGTTGATATAGACAGGAGTCACTAGTCTCTGTCTCCTTTTGTGGAAGGACTTTGTTGTAGAAGGGACCCAGAAACAAACTGAGCAGCCATGGCAGGTGAGTCCCAGTCTGGATGGGAACCATGTGACTGAGACATTCAAGAACCTATACTGATATTTAGGAATTCTTTTCCTGCAGATTGTAGGGGAATTTACTTATTTAATATCATTGTGTATTTCACAATATAAATATGCCTAATGTATGACTTGTTTGTGTAAAGGTGACCTGAAGAATCCCAAGCAGAAATGTGTAAGTCCATCCgttattattatactgtatgtagtatTTAGGAAAATgtggatgtttattttttactgctATTTACTGAATACCAACATGATAGCATTACAATATACTACACAGGTGGTTGGTTATATACAGTAAGTCTTTTACTTGTGCCTGCCTGCACAGATATTGTTAGTGATATAATATTGTAACCTTTTCCCTTTCCTCCTTAGGCTACTGTCTGTGGCTACCCAATAAGCATCTTTTTCATTGTGGTCAATGAGTTCTGTGAGCGTTTCTCATACTATGGCATGCGAGGTGAGTTTTATTTGTGATTGTTGGCagttttctttgattttatttatatctttACACTTCtgagtatttttaaatgctaaTTTTACTAAAGTTaatggtctgaatactttttgtCACTCATCTGTACTTTCTGTAATCTTTCCATTCACTTCCTTTGCTGTATGCAGCTGTGCTGGTGCTGTACTTTAAGTACTTTCTGAGGTGGGATGATGACTTTGCTACCACCATTTACCATACCTTCGTGGCTCTCTGCTACTTGACACCCATCCTCGGAGCCATTGTGGCTGATTCATGGCTTGGCAAGTTCAAGTGCGTTTCAAATCGTACAAATCTTTTACCTGCGACCAAACAAAAATTGATTTTTAGCGGTTTCATTAAGAGAGTGTCAAAATCCTGTAAACTGCTTTATATAGTTTTATCTTAATGTGTTGCAGTAGATATGTTGTTCCCTCCTGTGCTCTGCTAACATATTAAATGCTTTAAAACCTGTGTGGAGAGTCAAGGTGAAAGCAGATCTGTCAGCTGTGTCATCCTTGGATTTTTGATCCTTGTTTACCTTTTCTCTGGCTGAACCTGTTGTACTCCTGTTTaacttttctcttcttctgcacaGGACTATTGTTTACCTGTCCATCGTTTATGCAGTGGGGCAGGTCATTCTGGCTGTGAGTGCTATCCATGACATCACAGATGCAAACAAAGACGGTACCCCTGACAACATGAGCTTCCACATGTGAGCTGAGTACACTCAAGAACACAACTGATAAACACATGTAGACCTGTACTGACAcaatgtctgtgctgtgttgtccTCAGCGCTCTGTCCATGGTGGGTTTGATCCTTATTGCTTTAGGAACAGGTGGAATCAAACCCTGTGTGGCTGCGTTTGGTGGAGACCAGTTTCAGGATCATCAGGTGGGGTGtttccccaaacacacacatacagtaacacacacgAAGGGAGACAAAATTACAGAGACAACTTTACAAGTTCATGAAGAAAACTGGCACCAGACATGTCTAAAACCATCATGAGTCATTTGGTGTAGCTTTGTGAGGAAAATAGAaattttatcaatttaaaattCAATCTACAGCATTATACAGATATGCAAAAAGCGAAAGGGACTTTCTGTAACAATTGTACATGCACTACCATTATCTCTTTCACGCATGGACACATGTGCATTACTCAGATATCAGTACATCTTATCAGCACTTcttgtatttctgtttaatCTAATCTAGTTGGTTATTAACTAACACCCATGGGTACATGTCTGTGAATTTATAACACTGTTCAAGGCCACACAAAGACCATCAAATATTAATGACACTGGTCGCATATGATGTTAAAATGGAAGAGCTTCTAACAATATATTCAACATGGTCTTAAAAATGTGCATCAGTGCCTTGTGTTTTGACTTGTTTAAGTTCCTGTGTGTAACAGGAGAAGCAGAGGAGCAcctttttctccatcttctACCTGTCCATCAATGCTGGCAGTCTGCTGTCCACTGTCATCACCCCCATCCTCAGAGGTAGGACTGGATGCTGAGGGTGATCAGCAAAAATATGCAACTGACACATGTTAAAGCTTGTGTTTTATGACTTTGTGTGGTTTCCAGGTCAGGAATGTGGTATTCACACCAAGCAGAAGTGCTACCCACTGGCCTTTGGTGTTCCTGCTGCTCTGATGGTGGTGGCTCTGAGTAAGAACTTTAGTTTTAGTTGAATGATAGTGAATATAACAAATAACATAATTGTAATGCAACAATGACATCATTTTCCTTGGTAATTTCTTTCACAAATAATGTTATAATTATATATGTGatgcgtgtgtgtctgcagttGTGTTCATTGTCGGAAGTCGTATGTACAACAAGACTGCCCCTCAAGGCAACATCATGGTGAAAGTCTGCAAATGCATTGGGGTGAGTGGCTTCTCAAAGATGGCTATGTTTCTCTAAGTGTTTTCAGGTTGGATTTGAACGGTTTTGAAATGAACCTTTTGGAAACGTTCAGTTACAGAATCAAAATGAATTGTAGTTAGAAGCAAAACTAACATACTCATGTTGTTTCTCCTTTCTGTAGTTTGCAGTCAAGAACCGCTTTAAGCATCGTGCTCCTCAGTACCCAAAGAGAGATCACTGGATGGACTGGGCTGAGGAGAAATATGATGTAAGTGcaatatacatacaaacacacacaaagtgcaaATGCAAACAGCACAGTCACTTACTAAGAATTCTTTCTGCTTGGGTCCAGAAACTCCTAATTGCCCAGGTGAAGATGGTGCTGAAGGTGCTGTTCCTGTACATCCCTCTGCCCATGTTCTGGGCTCTCTTTGATCAGCAGGTATTCACCACTTTTCTCACTCGTACACTGTATGTGAGTTTCTCAGAGTATCTTCTTAGTCTACTGACAGAATAGCTTTTGTGATAAAGCTTTGGGTTCCCATCTTTCCAGGTCATCCACTATTCAAATATGCACAGaaacagtaataaataattcattccAGAAATGTGCTGGCAGAATCCTAATACAGACGAAATAAGAACTGTGTCTCTTCTACAGGGCTCAAGATGGACGCTGCAGGCAACGACCATGGATGGTGACTttgtacgtttttttttttttttgtttttgttttttaagcatTTGTGCAGTGCCAAACTTCAGAGCCCAAACCACAAAAGGGCCTGTTTCTTAATgagtctgtctttctctctccttcttttcttcaACAGGGACTGCTCGTGATCCAGCCCGATCAGATGCAGGTGAGACACTGGTGTTGTTCGCATGTTACTTATGTTATTGCAGTGGTTATTATAGTAAGATTGACTTGCCTTCTTCTCATCAGACTGTCAATCCTATCTTGATCCTGATTTTGGTGCCAATCGTAGACAGCGTGCTCTACCCACTGATTTCCAAGTGTAAATTAAACTTCAcgtgagtttatttatttatttatttattttcctgtgtaatggtaaataaatctgtttattttggttgttttgcatctttaagCTGCCCTCACCCATTTTTGAAATCctttttttaacacaaacttCACTATAAGTCAGACTTATTATTTTGTTGACAGAGCTGCCAGAAACcccaaatacaaaaaaaaaaaaaatctatagtAGCAATGACTCAAATTATTACTACAGAACAGTTGTTGTGAAATATATTCTTTTTAAGcttatataaatgtttttttatactCAGTCGTTCATTCTGTGTTTTGTACACCTAAGAAGTtagaaaacaggagaaataaaTTAATGCTGAGCTCTAGAGattaactgatgtgtgtgtccTACAGTCCATTACGAAGGATGACCGTAGGGATGTTCCTCGCTGCTCTCGCATTCGTGGCTGCAGCTCTGGTTCAGATTCAGATTGATGTAAGAATAATACACATAAAGTGACATGTTGGGAAACACACATGAACCTATGAAGCACAATTCACACAACTCTGCTCTGCTTCTAGAAAACCCTGCCTACTTTTCCATCAAGCACTGTGGGCCAAGCAAAGTTCATCAACATGCTAAACAATCCGCTGCCGATCAAAGCTGGATCCAATGGGTTCACCTTGAATGCTTTCAAAGTAAGACACAGCATACAGTTAACtatcaaatatacaaatacTAGTTTGAAGAACACAGAGTAAATTAagtaatctttttttctgacaggCCAATGAGGATTACCTGACCTTTGATAAACCATTTGAGCTGCAGCTGGGAGTTAGAGACACTTATCATACAACTATACAAAATGGCACCCGGAATACAATTGTCATCATTCAGAATGGACCACATCTTGAACCTAAAGCTGTGAGCATGCCTGTCCCTTAAGATCTGAGTCTgagtaaaataacattttaccaACAAATATATTTGCTCTCTCTGTCACATGGCCAGTGTTCCCCTTtgagaaacaaaatcagaaaCTAAAAGGAAAAAATCTATTTCTCATTCATGCTTGGATTATATCAATTTAACttaaagcacaaaaatgtgAACACTCTAAAATGTCTCTCTATTTTCAGTTCAGCGACATCACCGCAAAGCCGGAGCAGGGCGCTAATGCAATGAGGCAAGTTTAAAATAGTTTGAAGCTTACAGCTATGAATTTGTATAGAAGGCCTGAGTGATATTGTTTTCACGTTTGTTTCATGTTGGTTCATCttgtaattaaaatattaatcatttttattatttctagaATTTAGTATAATTTATGTATCATATTATCTGCCAATTTTTCAACCATCAACCTTGAAGACTGTTTTCTCACCCCCTGTGCTGATTTCTCCTTCCCCAGATTTTTGAATGGATTTGCCTCAGCTCTGAATGTAACAGTGGGTAACCAGGACTTCGGGTTGATTGTCACCAACAATATGTCAGATTATGTTGCAGTTCCACAGGGAGAGTAAGAATACTTCACTATATACTGATTATCACATATTATTTTTCCCAGACCCAAGACTATTTGCTCTGACTGGTGTTTGTCTTGTTATGGCAGTGCTCAGTTCAAGATCAGGAACAATGCTCAAGAGTGTGTCTACAGTCAGAAACTGGGCTTCGGCAGCTCTTTCACCATCATCATTCCATCAACTTTCGCATTTGGGCCTAATGTAATTcatgaatacattttcagtCATTGCATTGCTTGAGTCTACCTTTTTGGTATTTAGGTAACACATCTGATGTGAGTACCTGTCTGTGTACTGTAGTGTGACAGTAGCATCCAGTCAGTGGTGGATATCAGGCCTAACACCATCCACATGGCCTGGATGATTCCTCAGTATTTCCTCATCACTGCAGGAGAGGTGGTCTTCTCTGTCACGGGCCTGGAGTTCTCCTACTCACAGGTATAGTGAACTTATATCTTACACTGCCACAGCAGCTTGAAAAGtacttaaaacacaaaaaataaaagtggcaCATAAAAGTCTGTCCtaatgtcaacaccatttgcTGTATTATCTAGTTTTATTTGAATCCTCGTTTTCTCTCCAGGCACCCAGCAACATGAAGTCTGTGCTGCAGGCTGGTTGGCTGTTAACTGTTGCTGTAGGGAACATCATTGTGCTAATTGTCGCAGAGGCTGCAACACTCTCAGATCAGGTAGGTGGACAACAAAGAGACCATTCATTTTGCACTCATGGTCTTTTCAAGGTTTCTTGatgacagtaaaaaaatatccatCTCAAGGTTTTACTTCATACTACCTAACATGAcgaaaaatacaacataaaagACCGTTGGAAGAGGTTCATGTTTTACTTACGTAAAAGCAGTACCAGAGTATAAAAATGCCCCTTTATAGTAAAGCAcctataatcaatatttttgtaGTAAAATGTGGATCAAGACTACTTTGCAGATAGAGACTTATCCCAGGTTCTACAGTTCTCAGCTTTATGAAGCATTTTAGATTCTTCCACtcagtgttttggtttcagTCTGCAGCTTTGGGTTGCCTCTGACGGCTCTCATTGGTGTTCCTTCCAGCTGCAGTAAGAACCTGTTTTAAGAGAATGTATTAAAATATAGAATACATTCAGTAcaatgtgtttactgtgtaaCTGTTTCTGATTCCCTCATCTGGccaaagagcttttttttttttgcaaatttattagaCAACTAGTACTAGaagtttttgaaaaatatagtAACAGCACTTACAATGCAATAGCCCCATTCACACTATTGGGTAACTTCAGACCTAGCAGTCTGATAACTAATGCTGCTTGTAAAAATAAGAGATACTGTCAGATATGTTCTTCACAATCATCATCAGCTTAGCTCCAaactaactgtgtgtgtttctattcaCCAGTGGGCCGAGTATATCCTCTTCGCCTCTCTGCTGGTGTTAGTGTGCATCATCTTTGCTGTAATGGCTTATTTTTACACCTACATCGACCCAACCAAAGTAGAAGCCCAGTTTGCCCAGAACAAGcctgaagagaagaagaggaagagtttGGAGATGGCCTGCAAGGACTCATTTAAACACGATAAGGAGGACAGAAGAAGCTCCGACTCCAGCTCTGATGAGGAGGAAGCTAAACAGACCAAGATCTAAAGCTTTCCCTCTTCCTATGTGCATGctgcttgtttctgtttcatgtcCTTTGGTCATTTGGTCAGTGCAGTCCAGTGCACTGCTGGACATGTAGTGGTTAGAATGAATGGGTGACCAGAGTAAAATAGTCCAAAAGTTGTATAGACCGATAAAGACAGAAATTGGGCTTGTTAAGCTCTTGGTGGACAGTGTTAGTGAAGGATCTTGACAGAGATAATTCAAACAATATTATTGCCATTTTGGTTTAAAATCTTAAGAGGATATTCCTTTTTAAGGAGTTACTCATATAATCAATACACCTGGGTAtataatttttgtttaaaagcATGAGGTAATAAGAAAATATTCAaccatttgtatttatttccatGCAGTGTTATATCTGTTGTAATATAGTGTCACAATTTTATACATACGAGGTTCCCACCTACTCCGGGTTATAATCTCACAGTATTTCATCATATTCCACATTCAAACTTGGCTTTAATTTTAACCTGGGAGAATACTTATTACCCTATTGTAACTGCTCTTCTTTAATGTCTTTGTTAGAGAAGCTAAAGATGATGCAAAAcatgtgaaaaaataataataaaaaatacccATATGTCTTTGTTCATAAATGTGTATCAACAGTTGTTTCATTAAACCTGtacaatgacatttaaataaatgtacttttctGATTGAACCTTGGTATAAACAGTGTGTAGATaagtgaacaaaataaacagatggaGTAAGTCATGgtgtttaaaaatacacttgctaaaataatgtcagaaatattttgaaatatggACGAAGTCATTTTAGTGTTTATATGGGGTATTCTAGTCATATTCAAAGGTGTCAAACATTACCTACATAATGTTGCAACGATTAAAAAACAAGATATGGAAGCAGACAAACTTAAAGCTACCGTATGTAacctgttaaaaatgtttttagtagAAATATCCCACAGAAACTGTGAACGTGCAGAGGAGCCACCAAAGGCTCCAATGACCCAGACTCATGCTGCCAGACCTGGACCTCGAACTAATCACAGAGTGCCACGTCACAGATGCGCACACCTGCACTCAATCAACATGTCAACGTGCTTCACCCGTTGCTATGGCTACAGACAGGCTAGCAGCATTAGCACAGGGAAAAGAAGTTcaagaaaataaagttttgaagAAATGCAAGAACAAACCAACTAAATATGATGGTAACTAACCAGCGACATGCACGCGGACCAGGTTTATCCACGGACCACCCGGCCTGCGGCTGCTGGCGACCATCCTGCACGGAAATGCGCACTGAGTGAATTGGTGACGGTGAGTTAACCTCGGCTACGTTATGCTAGTTAGCTGCTTTACCGTCCACCTGCTGAATGTTCAGCTAACGGGGACTGGcgtttgctgcagctgctgtgattCTGCTGTTTGTCGCCCTCAGCAGTTATTACTGTGGTGCAGCCGCGCTcgactgtttgttttatttaacttcaTCAGTGTTTGCAAACTTGGCTACTTCGTAGTAGTCACGTGTTTTGTGACAGGAGCGAGTGAGACCGCGTCACATAGAGCTGACTGACTTTTCTGCGGACGTGCACGACTCACTATTTCTCTGTGCTGGCTGTAAAGGTGTCCACctggtgactttttttttttttttttaaaatcgccgtgctgtttttacacagcagcacaatgagTTGCCTTATTTTACTGCCACTAATTTCACCACTTTGGCTCACTGTGTCCGGCCTGCGCCACCTGCATAATGTGTTGCGTGCGCATTCACGATTTATGTGAAGGGCTGCGTGAATTGGCAGACTGATTTTACAGAGTAGAGTTCCCACTTATATACACTTCTCAGAAGTTACATATTGTGGCTTTACATTCACGGCTTCTTGTGACTGTATAGTTAATTTATATGCCTCTGTCTTTACACGACTGAGTGTGTGACATCCAGCTGTGGGCCGGGCTCCAGCTGGAGCTGCAGACACTTTAAAGTGACTGGACTACTTAGGAAACAAGTTCTCAGTTAGCATTAGATCTTTATTTCTCATGTCACTTTGAAAGCTTACAAGGAGCTTACATTTAACTTGGGAATTCTCAAATGACACAAGCAAAGATTATATACAGTACTATAAACTGTCAGCTATGATAAAGGAGACcaaatgtacacattttgtatttttttcctgtagCATATGTTTTTCTGTAAGGTATAGATATTTTTGCCAAAGGCAGGTGCCCATTTCTGTAAAGCATTCCATAATTTCCATACTTAACTCTTTGCAGTTATAAAAATATCAGATATTTCTTAATTTCTTTCAGTCCCTGTGTTGACAAGTGCGTCTTGATGCAACTCCTCAACGTTATTGCTGCATTAGCACAGTAGTAAATTCTGGAACTCTTAAGTAAACATAGAGTAAAACATGGCTATTAGCggcttttttcattttgctttgttttttttttcctcatacaGGTTTCATTAAATACTTGACACTTtcaaagtgcaaaaaaaaaaaaaacaaaaaaaaaagaaaaaaaaattcgatctgaaaattagaaaaaaggtGCAAATCATACTAGACATCTGGTGAAAGCATAAAAGAGGACATGGCACTTCTATAGCATGATGttgaagtgaaaacagaaatgtctaGAGTGAGGAAATAATGGTGGCGTTGATTTCTGCGGTTTGGCTTGTCTTCATCTACGGTTTAGTTTGGCCATGAGCAGGTGCCATGATGTGATTGCCTATAATGATCTTTGCCAGTTATTTCTCGCCTCCACTTCAGTTTCTATGTAACGCTAAGGACAAATTACAAGCCAAGGGAAAAATAATACTTCACATGATATCAGCATTTTACATAGCCCTCCCCATTGTAATTGTTCTAGGCTCCACTCAATATTGTTATTCAAGAGTCACTGTTGAGACAGATCTAACTTCATTCTTGTtctaaacaatttaaaaactgactgaaattGTCTAAACATAACAAAGCACAGGTAGGACTTTTCCCCCTGACtacaaacacaaaggaaaagCTTCTCCCTCTAAACAAAGTAAGCTTAGTATAGAAGTTAGTTCGATGATTCAGCAGGTGATTGAAATGGAAGATTGCAACTCAGTCACATAGAAAGAAAACTCCAATGAATACTGAACTGAATTTCTGTGATGAAATGCCAGAACACAGATGTGTGTATCTCAAAAAGGCAAGgcattttctgttctttctgtagGAGTAACTTTTGAAATCTTTAAATATCTACTTTTAAACATATCAGTATCTACAAAATGTGCATGACCATTTTGTACACAGTGATTCCTTTCCCGCAATGACAACTTGTAATTGTGTAGAGCATGGCgacccccctccctcctcctcctcctcctcctcccactgcCTTGGAGGACAAAGTCCACTTAAAGCACTTTACCTGAGGTTTCATTAAGAATGCTGCAATTTGCCTAAACAGGGAGTCTTACATACGCAAGAgcacatgtgcatacacacacatgcatacacaaacaccctTGTTGTGCacttaagcacacacacacgcagcttTCACACTAAGATAGTATCCCTGCAGGTTCATCAAGCATGCTTTCAGAGGTTCTGGGGATATGACGCCTGCAATAAGTGGGGGACTGAAGTCTTGTCGTGGATTTTGGAGGAGATTTTCAGCTCCTCGTCGAGTAATTTCCATGTAGCGACACTGCGATGTGAGGCTTGAGAAATCTCATATACAGAGCCCAGAGTCTCACTTGGCTGTTCTGTTTCTGGTGGAATGCTCTGGTTTTGAGTCTCATCCCATCACAGCCGATTCCATAATTTCTGCTCTCCCCAAACTTCTCATAAGTGGCTAAGAAAAACTCTATAGAGTTTCTCTGTTATCCTCCGCTTTGGAgttcagtaattttttttttttttacaggctaGGTTagagcccccccccctccataCAGGAGGTCAAACATGGTCAGCTGGTATTGAATGACATAACCCCTGACTTTTAACCATCTGACCTGGCTGTGGTGTTTGGAGGGGTGGGGGCCTGGGAGAGCAGGGCTGGGGCACAGAGCATTCACtatggggaggaggaggacgtCCTGCTTGTGGAGAAACTGAAAGGAGACAAGAATGGTACAGATTAGTACGGGGTTTTTCTTGGCTCAAAGTGAGGCAGAGGTGGTACATTCCTGATCATGAGTGCACAAATACGTGCAAATGTACCAGCTTAGGCACTTCTTACAAGTAAGTTCTAATAATTGCACAACTGAAGTGATAAAATCatagaaatgtctgctgtgtgtgaatACATTCGTACGGTGACTGAAACCTACTGACCACGGTGGAATTCATTTTTCCACTGAGCTCTGATTCACTGTCTGCCCTctgagagcagctgctgctgtgtttactgtctGTTAGTTTCAGggtgcatttgttttatgtccTTCGGAGTCTCCTCCTTGCAAACTTGTTTCATAAGGTAACAACTGACTGTAAAAGCTTTATTTGCAAAGCTGAAAACAGTACAGTGATAGGATGTAATGGTAGTTTAGGAAACTTGTTTAAAAGGTTTGTCAAGAGCTGAAGACCCTCTAATCGACACCACAGACTGAAAAATGCTAAAACAGAGATTAATAATCTAGATTACATAATCACGTAATAATcaggttgttttgttgttgaaatCTGAGTGGAACTGTTACCTCTGGAGCCTGTGGACCATGTGGGCCACCAAGGAATCGGAGATGCCGGGGTAGGCCTCCTCAGCCAGCAGGATGGCCTCCCTCAGCTCATCCAAGACCATGGGGTTCCCATTTACTTGCTCCTGTCTTGACTTCAGCTGAAAGACACAGACGATAAGGTAGAGATCTGGTTACTGATCAGTGACAAAACATTTAGGTATTAGGTGATAGAACCAATCTGATTAAGACAAATATCCagtctgttgtttctgtgatATTTTAGAAAggtgctctataaataaaatgtattatttttattattattattatggttatATATGTGTAGAGAACAGTAACTGCTTAAACCAGGGAATTTTCAGGGACTTATTGCTCCCAATCATGATCCAGGTCTGTCTTTTAGTTCTGGTCAGTTTTGCGATTGGACCAACATGAGGAATTCATATTTTAGTGACTGACAGCAATTCATGCTGCACTTTACTGAATCCAAGGCACTGAATTCTCATCTGGTGTCACAAAATGTTCCTGAGCACTAGTGCTGCAGACTAATTTGTCTTGCTACAGCATGCAACCGATCTGAGAACGCAGCAAgtttatttttgcatgaaaaaaatactaaaacacTAATGAAGGTGTTGTGTATGTTGGGATCATAACATTTGACTATATTCACAGTAGTACTACAGAGTGAGTGGGAAGGAGACTTGTTTATCGTCGGCCACTGCAGTTTGTCCAGATGGATCTGCAGATGGAGCTTCGTACCTCAGCTAATGCAGGAGAGATGACTGTGGCCAGGCTTTGTGAATAAGGCCTCTTTGGAATGTCTTTCGTCTGTGAAATTGAAGGCATGTGAAATCAGAACAAGCAGAGCAGAGACAGGTTAAAGTAGCACAGCTTCACCTCAGggacttttttatttatttatttttctttttttttaaatcggcACAACATGCATATTCCCCTCAGGTAACATCACACTATCTTATCATGGGTTGGTTCATGTGAAAAGGTGCACACAGTCTGCAAATGTATTCGCTGATA is a genomic window of Mastacembelus armatus chromosome 2, fMasArm1.2, whole genome shotgun sequence containing:
- the slc15a1b gene encoding solute carrier family 15 member 1b isoform X2 gives rise to the protein MAGDLKNPKQKCATVCGYPISIFFIVVNEFCERFSYYGMRAVLVLYFKYFLRWDDDFATTIYHTFVALCYLTPILGAIVADSWLGKFKTIVYLSIVYAVGQVILAVSAIHDITDANKDGTPDNMSFHIALSMVGLILIALGTGGIKPCVAAFGGDQFQDHQEKQRSTFFSIFYLSINAGSLLSTVITPILRGQECGIHTKQKCYPLAFGVPAALMVVALIVFIVGSRMYNKTAPQGNIMVKVCKCIGFAVKNRFKHRAPQYPKRDHWMDWAEEKYDKLLIAQVKMVLKVLFLYIPLPMFWALFDQQGSRWTLQATTMDGDFGLLVIQPDQMQTVNPILILILVPIVDSVLYPLISKCKLNFTPLRRMTVGMFLAALAFVAAALVQIQIDKTLPTFPSSTVGQAKFINMLNNPLPIKAGSNGFTLNAFKANEDYLTFDKPFELQLGVRDTYHTTIQNGTRNTIVIIQNGPHLEPKAFSDITAKPEQGANAMRFLNGFASALNVTVGNQDFGLIVTNNMSDYVAVPQGDAQFKIRNNAQECVYSQKLGFGSSFTIIIPSTFAFGPNCDSSIQSVVDIRPNTIHMAWMIPQYFLITAGEVVFSVTGLEFSYSQAPSNMKSVLQAGWLLTVAVGNIIVLIVAEAATLSDQWAEYILFASLLVLVCIIFAVMAYFYTYIDPTKVEAQFAQNKPEEKKRKSLEMACKDSFKHDKEDRRSSDSSSDEEEAKQTKI
- the slc15a1b gene encoding solute carrier family 15 member 1b isoform X1; this translates as MTCLCKGDLKNPKQKCATVCGYPISIFFIVVNEFCERFSYYGMRAVLVLYFKYFLRWDDDFATTIYHTFVALCYLTPILGAIVADSWLGKFKTIVYLSIVYAVGQVILAVSAIHDITDANKDGTPDNMSFHIALSMVGLILIALGTGGIKPCVAAFGGDQFQDHQEKQRSTFFSIFYLSINAGSLLSTVITPILRGQECGIHTKQKCYPLAFGVPAALMVVALIVFIVGSRMYNKTAPQGNIMVKVCKCIGFAVKNRFKHRAPQYPKRDHWMDWAEEKYDKLLIAQVKMVLKVLFLYIPLPMFWALFDQQGSRWTLQATTMDGDFGLLVIQPDQMQTVNPILILILVPIVDSVLYPLISKCKLNFTPLRRMTVGMFLAALAFVAAALVQIQIDKTLPTFPSSTVGQAKFINMLNNPLPIKAGSNGFTLNAFKANEDYLTFDKPFELQLGVRDTYHTTIQNGTRNTIVIIQNGPHLEPKAFSDITAKPEQGANAMRFLNGFASALNVTVGNQDFGLIVTNNMSDYVAVPQGDAQFKIRNNAQECVYSQKLGFGSSFTIIIPSTFAFGPNCDSSIQSVVDIRPNTIHMAWMIPQYFLITAGEVVFSVTGLEFSYSQAPSNMKSVLQAGWLLTVAVGNIIVLIVAEAATLSDQWAEYILFASLLVLVCIIFAVMAYFYTYIDPTKVEAQFAQNKPEEKKRKSLEMACKDSFKHDKEDRRSSDSSSDEEEAKQTKI